A stretch of Halodesulfovibrio sp. MK-HDV DNA encodes these proteins:
- a CDS encoding phage tail assembly protein — MRTTQIELKYPVTVESHEYKVITMRAPKVRDQIVAQKAAGKEEMELTLFSNLCEISIAVLEELELADYNQFHTAYQDFLS, encoded by the coding sequence ATGCGAACTACACAGATTGAACTGAAATATCCGGTTACTGTTGAAAGTCATGAATATAAAGTGATTACTATGCGTGCGCCTAAAGTGCGCGACCAGATTGTTGCACAGAAAGCAGCAGGTAAAGAAGAAATGGAACTGACTCTTTTTTCAAACCTGTGCGAAATTTCAATTGCGGTGCTGGAAGAGCTGGAGCTTGCAGACTATAATCAGTTCCACACCGCGTATCAGGATTTTTTGTCCTAA
- a CDS encoding phage tail protein I, protein MSSLLPANATKYERALEKTCARSFSLPVLIDRIRNPYNCPLPTLPWLAYERSVDEWNEAWSDEQKRQVTARSISVHKKKGTCGAVEEALGALGIGVRAIEWWATEPKGVPATYDLEVQLPAGYKADEATYQEVERVVNSAKNCRSHLGKISLTPAALTQQPIVSGAVFCGEVVTIYELGRIKAN, encoded by the coding sequence ATGTCGTCATTACTTCCAGCCAATGCCACCAAGTATGAACGCGCTCTCGAAAAGACGTGTGCACGTTCGTTCTCCCTGCCTGTTCTCATAGATAGAATTCGCAATCCCTATAATTGTCCTCTGCCGACGCTTCCTTGGTTGGCTTACGAGCGTTCTGTTGATGAGTGGAACGAGGCGTGGAGCGACGAACAAAAGCGGCAAGTAACAGCTCGTTCTATCAGTGTGCACAAAAAGAAAGGTACATGTGGAGCTGTAGAAGAGGCTCTAGGCGCACTGGGAATTGGTGTCCGTGCAATTGAATGGTGGGCAACTGAGCCGAAAGGCGTACCAGCAACATACGATTTAGAAGTGCAGCTCCCAGCCGGATACAAAGCAGACGAGGCAACCTATCAAGAGGTTGAACGTGTTGTGAACTCGGCAAAAAACTGCCGCTCTCACCTTGGCAAAATTTCTCTTACTCCAGCAGCGTTGACACAGCAGCCGATTGTATCCGGTGCTGTGTTCTGCGGTGAAGTTGTGACCATTTATGAGCTTGGTCGAATTAAAGCGAACTAG
- a CDS encoding baseplate J/gp47 family protein produces MSAFNAIDLSTLAPPKIIEELSVEQILLEMIAYHAELDSEFTAPLPSDPAYKIFEANAYREFLLRQRINEAVKAVLVAYAEDEDLDHLAAGVPLKRKMVDAGDPTAYPPVPPTYESNNDFRKRVVLAPEGFSTAGPDGAYIFHAMSVVGVKDAYPASPAPVEVHLYILSKVGNGVPNQALLDEVNTVFSGDVRPFTDHLQIKPAAVKEYQIEATLHFMPGPSVKSVLDEARKNLEAYVAKSHALGMCIARSGIDAALHIAGVYRVEITQPAEDIVNGKNEAAYCDPENIDLHSKVKAV; encoded by the coding sequence ATGAGTGCATTCAACGCTATCGATCTTTCTACTCTTGCGCCGCCTAAAATTATTGAAGAGCTGAGCGTTGAGCAGATCTTACTAGAGATGATTGCTTACCATGCGGAGCTTGATTCTGAATTTACGGCTCCGCTGCCTTCCGATCCTGCCTATAAAATCTTTGAAGCAAATGCATATCGTGAGTTTTTGCTGCGTCAGCGTATTAATGAGGCGGTTAAGGCCGTGCTTGTTGCATATGCTGAAGATGAAGATTTAGACCATCTCGCCGCTGGTGTTCCGCTTAAACGTAAAATGGTGGATGCTGGCGATCCTACAGCATACCCGCCTGTACCGCCTACATATGAATCCAATAACGATTTTAGAAAGCGCGTTGTGCTTGCTCCTGAAGGATTCAGCACAGCGGGGCCGGATGGCGCGTACATCTTTCATGCAATGTCTGTAGTGGGCGTAAAGGATGCCTATCCAGCTTCTCCGGCTCCGGTTGAAGTGCATTTGTATATCCTTTCTAAAGTTGGAAACGGCGTACCGAATCAGGCGTTGCTTGATGAGGTGAATACTGTTTTTAGCGGTGATGTTCGTCCATTCACAGACCATTTGCAGATTAAACCAGCGGCAGTGAAAGAGTACCAAATAGAAGCAACTTTGCACTTTATGCCGGGGCCGTCTGTTAAATCAGTTCTCGATGAAGCACGGAAGAATCTGGAAGCTTACGTTGCTAAAAGCCATGCACTCGGTATGTGCATTGCTCGTTCTGGCATTGATGCTGCCTTGCATATTGCGGGTGTGTACCGTGTGGAAATTACACAGCCAGCCGAAGATATTGTAAATGGAAAGAATGAGGCCGCATACTGTGATCCAGAGAATATTGATCTGCATAGTAAAGTGAAGGCGGTTTAA
- a CDS encoding phage tail sheath C-terminal domain-containing protein, with the protein MSTDFLHGVEFIEIDEGGRPIKVVRSSVIGVVGTAPDADETEFPLDTPVLIYGSPRKAAKLDTKGSRAGTLPNAMDAIFDQHHGLVIVVRVAEGAGDAATMTNVVGGTTNEGMKGVHALLGAKSKCTVKPKILIAPGFTHQRYEDPENVGTYFKNPVAAELESIADRLKAISIKDGCNTDSEAAMQDAKLFGSARVYIVDPFVTVYRNGVFVDEPASARVAGVISRTDAEKGFWWSPSNKLINGISGTARPIPFELGDTVSESNVLNENKVATIICEDGYRLWGNRTTSSDARWSFLAIRRIADMINESIQQAHLWAVDRPVGRTYFEAVQESVNQFLRTMQQKGAILGGKCWVDAEINSASEIEQGHTYFDFDFTPAYTAERVTFRSRMTNGYVEEVFN; encoded by the coding sequence ATGAGTACAGACTTTTTACATGGTGTCGAGTTTATCGAGATCGACGAAGGCGGTCGCCCAATTAAGGTGGTGCGTTCTTCTGTTATCGGTGTTGTCGGCACGGCTCCAGATGCGGATGAAACAGAGTTCCCGCTTGATACTCCGGTATTGATTTACGGTAGCCCGCGCAAGGCCGCTAAGCTTGATACAAAAGGCAGTCGTGCCGGAACACTCCCGAATGCAATGGATGCAATTTTTGACCAGCACCACGGGCTTGTGATTGTTGTTCGTGTTGCAGAAGGCGCAGGCGATGCCGCTACCATGACAAATGTTGTCGGTGGGACAACTAACGAAGGCATGAAGGGTGTACATGCTTTGCTTGGTGCTAAATCTAAATGCACCGTGAAACCGAAAATTTTGATTGCTCCGGGCTTTACACATCAGCGTTATGAAGATCCAGAGAACGTTGGAACCTACTTTAAAAACCCTGTAGCTGCTGAACTTGAATCTATCGCTGATAGACTCAAGGCTATTTCCATTAAAGATGGCTGTAATACAGACTCAGAAGCAGCAATGCAGGATGCCAAGTTGTTCGGCTCCGCTCGTGTCTACATCGTAGATCCGTTTGTTACTGTGTATCGCAATGGCGTGTTTGTAGATGAACCTGCTTCCGCGCGTGTGGCGGGTGTAATTTCTCGCACCGATGCAGAAAAAGGTTTTTGGTGGTCGCCTTCTAATAAACTGATTAACGGTATTTCCGGCACTGCGCGACCTATACCGTTTGAGCTGGGCGATACTGTTAGCGAATCGAACGTGCTGAACGAAAACAAGGTTGCCACAATCATTTGTGAGGATGGTTACAGACTGTGGGGCAACCGTACTACGTCCAGCGATGCGCGTTGGTCGTTCCTTGCTATCCGACGCATTGCAGACATGATTAACGAATCTATCCAACAAGCGCACTTGTGGGCTGTGGATAGACCTGTAGGGCGCACGTATTTTGAAGCTGTGCAGGAGTCAGTAAACCAGTTCTTGCGCACTATGCAGCAGAAAGGCGCGATTTTGGGCGGTAAATGTTGGGTGGATGCAGAAATCAACAGCGCAAGTGAAATTGAGCAGGGACATACCTACTTTGATTTCGACTTTACTCCTGCATACACGGCAGAGCGTGTGACTTTCCGTAGCCGTATGACAAACGGTTATGTTGAGGAGGTATTCAACTAA
- a CDS encoding phage portal protein translates to MSLFDFFRGNNGTAQVSASSGASMPKFSRIGGGGNLGRGFGTATGALAAADADRLTTGWTTTPVSPYFLVEHCWQPVCARGREAARNKPHAKKFLRLCTTNVIGHKGMQISPAVSYNGKADTLAREALKSAFADWGKDPEVTGLYSWHELEKLVMRTVATDGEIFIRKLRGKGFGKYRYQLQAIDPTRVPVNLKKELSNGNRIFAGIEYTPYGRPVAYYVVNEDPHYMHGVTSYQEATRVSAEDMIHLFAAEMIGQKRGFSWLAGSLPQMHHLDKYTEASIVNARVGASKQGFFELDPDKVDLPDEDDDAEDIPMDAEPGTFDVLPVGYKFAEWSPQFPQGEYQQFITTNLHIIAADLGVSYASLSGDLSQVNFSSIRAGVLPEQDFWMDVQEWLKDRFYSVVYRDWVEQAVLHKTIRIGTTPLKIERIDQYEQAKYNGRRWKYVDPIKEVNAERLQHKGMLKSISQTIRERGDEPEEVFKEIAEDIERVAKEIGVSSEAAAVLLGFVVNKGKPNDNTSQTNKS, encoded by the coding sequence ATGAGTCTATTTGATTTCTTTCGAGGTAACAACGGCACTGCACAGGTATCCGCAAGCTCCGGCGCATCGATGCCTAAGTTCTCCCGCATTGGTGGCGGGGGAAATCTTGGGCGTGGTTTTGGCACCGCTACAGGTGCACTTGCTGCGGCAGATGCGGACAGACTAACTACCGGATGGACGACTACGCCAGTAAGTCCATATTTTCTTGTTGAACACTGCTGGCAACCTGTCTGCGCTCGTGGACGTGAAGCAGCTCGCAACAAACCCCATGCTAAAAAGTTCCTTCGTCTGTGTACCACCAATGTCATTGGTCATAAGGGAATGCAGATTTCTCCGGCTGTTTCTTACAACGGCAAAGCGGATACTCTTGCGCGTGAGGCTCTTAAATCAGCGTTTGCAGATTGGGGTAAAGATCCGGAAGTAACAGGGCTGTACTCATGGCATGAGCTGGAAAAGCTAGTCATGCGTACCGTTGCTACAGATGGGGAAATATTCATTCGTAAGCTACGCGGTAAAGGCTTCGGCAAGTACCGCTATCAGCTACAGGCTATTGATCCGACCCGCGTACCCGTGAATCTCAAGAAAGAACTTTCCAACGGCAACCGTATCTTTGCTGGTATTGAATACACCCCGTACGGGCGACCAGTTGCCTATTATGTAGTCAACGAAGATCCGCACTACATGCACGGAGTGACCAGCTATCAGGAAGCAACCCGCGTTTCCGCAGAAGACATGATTCATTTGTTTGCTGCGGAGATGATCGGACAGAAACGCGGCTTCTCTTGGCTGGCTGGTTCACTGCCTCAAATGCACCATTTGGACAAATACACGGAAGCGTCGATTGTTAACGCTCGTGTCGGTGCGTCTAAACAAGGCTTTTTCGAGCTTGATCCTGACAAAGTAGATCTTCCCGATGAGGACGACGACGCGGAAGACATTCCAATGGATGCAGAGCCGGGCACGTTCGATGTGCTTCCGGTGGGCTACAAGTTTGCAGAGTGGAGTCCACAGTTTCCGCAGGGCGAGTATCAGCAGTTCATTACAACAAACCTACATATTATCGCCGCTGATTTGGGCGTTTCGTACGCTTCACTTTCCGGCGATTTGTCACAGGTTAACTTCTCTTCAATTCGTGCGGGAGTTCTTCCGGAACAAGATTTCTGGATGGATGTGCAGGAATGGCTCAAGGATCGCTTTTACTCTGTTGTGTATCGGGACTGGGTAGAACAGGCAGTACTGCATAAAACCATTCGTATTGGCACTACGCCGCTTAAGATTGAGCGCATCGATCAGTATGAACAGGCCAAATACAACGGCAGACGTTGGAAGTATGTGGACCCGATTAAGGAAGTGAACGCGGAACGCTTGCAGCATAAAGGAATGCTCAAAAGTATTTCGCAGACTATCCGCGAACGTGGAGATGAGCCGGAAGAAGTGTTCAAAGAGATAGCAGAAGACATAGAGCGCGTTGCCAAGGAAATTGGCGTGTCCTCAGAGGCGGCAGCCGTCTTGCTCGGATTTGTTGTGAACAAAGGAAAACCAAATGACAACACAAGTCAAACCAACAAAAGCTGA
- a CDS encoding phage tail protein — protein MPDFYTVVTDIGLQALGLASTQGQSFSLTHAVVGDGNGLAVVPNKGMTKLVREVWRGRVAGIKVDPKEPNTYIFEFAIPADTGGFTIQEVGLMDESGKLFCIGNFPETEKPVAVDGSVRDLVVRLPLHFENADVVNLVINAAIVLATKQDVVDHNEDPQAHRLATIAQTGFVRLATVEEHKTKTAQNLACTPLGVWELIKSLRSSAYTSTNTLLLATPKAVNEVYKRFVAHTEADDPHGLVEKIKALLSSSDSNSSTTTFASPKAVKSVNDKLNAHKGTNDPHGVVAKVRALLSSSITSTSTTTFATPKAVKTVRDLIVGHTGDAEAHSSGIHGGCIWFDGTVNSAGRPIDAKTGQQDLNYGVCDGRTYTAPDGRSVTTINARDRFLVVAGGKYSVGSKGGAEKVALTEGTGFIHDHTITYEMGNDLSGSTYHNFNSRNTGDNDDGTNLSGGGQSHENRPPYVGLFLIKRL, from the coding sequence ATGCCTGATTTTTACACCGTAGTGACAGACATAGGACTCCAAGCATTAGGACTTGCTTCCACACAGGGACAGAGCTTTTCTCTGACTCATGCGGTTGTTGGTGACGGAAATGGTCTTGCTGTTGTTCCCAATAAGGGAATGACAAAGCTTGTACGCGAAGTATGGCGGGGCAGGGTTGCAGGGATCAAAGTTGATCCTAAAGAACCCAACACCTACATTTTTGAGTTTGCCATTCCTGCCGATACAGGCGGCTTTACTATTCAAGAAGTCGGCTTGATGGATGAGAGTGGAAAGCTGTTTTGTATTGGCAACTTTCCAGAGACGGAAAAGCCCGTTGCCGTTGATGGCTCCGTGCGTGATCTGGTTGTTCGTCTGCCTTTGCATTTTGAAAATGCGGACGTTGTAAATTTGGTTATCAATGCGGCAATTGTTCTAGCAACAAAGCAGGACGTAGTAGATCACAACGAAGATCCACAGGCGCACCGACTGGCAACAATAGCACAAACAGGTTTTGTTCGTCTCGCAACAGTTGAAGAGCATAAAACTAAAACTGCACAGAATCTTGCTTGTACTCCACTTGGTGTGTGGGAGTTGATCAAGTCTTTAAGAAGTAGCGCGTACACATCGACAAACACGCTTCTATTAGCAACACCTAAAGCTGTGAACGAGGTGTATAAGCGGTTTGTTGCGCATACGGAAGCAGACGACCCGCACGGTCTAGTGGAGAAAATTAAAGCTCTGTTGAGTAGTTCAGATTCCAATTCCAGCACAACAACTTTTGCCTCACCGAAGGCCGTTAAAAGCGTTAATGACAAGCTGAATGCACACAAAGGCACAAACGATCCACACGGTGTTGTTGCAAAGGTTAGGGCGTTGTTGAGTAGTTCCATTACCAGCACAAGCACAACGACCTTTGCAACCCCGAAGGCTGTGAAGACGGTTCGCGACTTGATTGTTGGGCATACTGGAGATGCTGAAGCACACTCTTCCGGTATCCACGGCGGATGTATCTGGTTTGATGGTACTGTGAACTCTGCTGGTAGGCCGATTGATGCTAAAACAGGTCAACAAGATTTAAATTACGGTGTGTGTGATGGGCGAACGTACACAGCACCAGATGGTCGAAGTGTCACAACAATTAACGCGCGAGATAGATTTCTTGTTGTTGCTGGCGGGAAATATTCGGTTGGTAGTAAGGGGGGCGCAGAAAAAGTGGCACTGACAGAAGGTACCGGCTTTATCCACGATCACACAATCACATATGAAATGGGTAACGACCTATCCGGTTCCACATATCACAACTTTAACAGCCGTAACACTGGCGATAATGATGATGGGACGAATCTTTCTGGCGGTGGGCAATCCCATGAAAACCGCCCTCCATACGTTGGCTTATTTCTCATTAAACGTCTCTAG
- a CDS encoding phage major tail tube protein gives MAVAENILKSANLSVDGQGFAGNIKEVKLPELSLKLEQFRAGGMDAPISLDKGMEELVVTFSTTKHCVKTLSLLGVSKDGGVRLTARASLESYDGTVTPVVVNMTGKVTKIAPGAWSEGGESATEYTVNLGYYKYTQDGKEVHEIDVLNMKRIINGVDQLAQHRANLGL, from the coding sequence ATGGCAGTTGCAGAAAATATTTTAAAGAGCGCTAACTTGTCCGTGGATGGGCAAGGGTTTGCTGGCAATATTAAAGAAGTGAAGCTGCCGGAGCTGAGCTTAAAGCTTGAACAGTTTCGCGCTGGAGGCATGGATGCTCCGATTTCTCTTGATAAGGGGATGGAGGAGCTAGTTGTTACCTTCTCTACCACTAAGCATTGCGTGAAAACTCTAAGCCTGCTTGGAGTTAGTAAAGACGGTGGAGTGCGACTTACAGCACGGGCCAGCCTTGAAAGCTATGACGGTACAGTAACACCTGTAGTGGTTAACATGACTGGCAAGGTTACTAAGATTGCTCCCGGTGCTTGGTCGGAAGGTGGCGAGAGCGCAACGGAATACACCGTAAACTTAGGCTACTACAAGTATACGCAGGACGGCAAAGAGGTGCACGAAATTGACGTGCTGAACATGAAACGAATTATTAACGGCGTGGATCAGCTTGCACAGCACCGCGCTAATCTCGGCTTATAG
- a CDS encoding phage baseplate assembly protein V: MSFPLAELQRQFNNLVRIGTVHSVDYQQNTARVEFGTVVTDYLPWLTTRAAGNRTYDSLEVGEQVFVITPPGQALGVIVGVLNQTAFPAPDHSPEIQKTVYKDGSEVSYDREAHVLTADIKGDVKVFATGNIQAEAKKDISGKATKAVSLEAGTAATITAPKITLNGIITLNGPLSQGGGSNGGNVSFNGSLHTTGDITTSSDVVARVSLNEHTHGCRNGGTEGPN, translated from the coding sequence ATGAGCTTCCCGCTAGCTGAGCTCCAACGCCAGTTCAATAACCTTGTACGGATAGGCACGGTTCATTCTGTTGATTACCAGCAGAACACCGCGCGCGTGGAGTTTGGAACAGTAGTTACGGACTATTTGCCGTGGCTTACCACCAGAGCCGCAGGGAACCGCACGTATGACTCCTTGGAAGTGGGCGAACAGGTATTCGTCATTACTCCCCCCGGTCAAGCCTTGGGTGTGATTGTCGGTGTGCTGAATCAAACCGCGTTCCCTGCTCCAGATCACAGTCCCGAAATACAAAAAACCGTCTATAAAGACGGCTCTGAAGTTTCGTACGATAGGGAAGCCCATGTGCTGACTGCGGATATTAAGGGCGATGTGAAGGTTTTTGCGACTGGCAATATTCAAGCAGAAGCAAAAAAGGATATTTCGGGCAAGGCGACTAAGGCAGTTTCTTTGGAGGCCGGAACTGCTGCAACCATTACTGCGCCAAAGATTACCCTAAACGGCATCATTACTTTGAATGGTCCTCTCTCTCAAGGTGGCGGCAGTAATGGTGGCAATGTGTCCTTTAATGGCTCGCTGCATACTACAGGCGATATTACAACCAGTAGCGACGTTGTGGCACGTGTGTCTTTGAATGAACATACGCATGGTTGTCGGAATGGGGGCACGGAGGGGCCTAATTAA
- a CDS encoding GPW/gp25 family protein encodes MNGINKKTGERLSGIAHLRQSIADILSTRIGTRVLNREYGSRLPSLIDAPVNAETSLEFYAATAEALIRWEPRFELTSVRIASALEGVVVLDLVGVYLPNGRQITLEGVEIK; translated from the coding sequence ATGAATGGTATTAATAAGAAAACCGGAGAACGACTCTCCGGTATAGCGCATTTACGGCAGTCTATTGCCGATATTTTATCAACCAGAATTGGTACTCGTGTTTTGAATCGTGAGTACGGTTCTCGGTTGCCCTCCCTTATTGATGCGCCAGTTAATGCCGAAACATCCCTTGAATTTTATGCAGCTACAGCGGAAGCATTAATCCGTTGGGAACCGCGTTTTGAGCTTACGAGCGTTCGCATTGCGTCTGCTCTTGAGGGCGTTGTCGTGCTTGATTTGGTGGGTGTGTACCTGCCGAACGGCAGGCAGATCACGCTTGAGGGGGTAGAGATCAAATGA
- a CDS encoding phage major capsid protein, whose amino-acid sequence MTTQVKPTKADLLSQQARADLPITGTRVLSEEDRTVELSFSSDAPIEQWWRTLLVLEHTPEACNLTRLLSGGPLLFNHNRDKHIGVVVAAHVDADGKARATVKFGRSVLAEEKFQDVKDGILCNVSLGFNTDEIKLVEEREDGVDVYRATKWTPYEISLVTIPADTNVGVGRSAPEPITTNQPTGERAMPDPNNPKEPTGEGATRQQGAPPAPTTPQFSTADIQKAERERIAALTRLGSRFDCPEDAETFILEGRSIDAFNAHLVERQGKKEDTPTEEEIHKPVGMSERDLQQYSFLNVIRALAFPENKRYQEAAAFEREASRAAADLSGKEPDGILVPVDVLTHSGSRAMTTAGTSANIIADNLMPGSFIETLKKKCFIMNVGTKLTGLVGNVTIPKQLGDGAAHIVDEEEVPDESVAGFGQIKLNPRTLAARAELSRRFIIQSSIDVEAFVRQMLATAQAQKLNQLALYADGADDLPKGVKYFTGVNAVSFALAGKPTFEELVALETEIAADDADIEGMAYVLNARMRGHCKSTQKMPNTPSMIWEAGNTVNGYNTITTNHVANGDVFFGNWADMLIGLWGGLDIIADPFTKSTSGVTRITAFQDFDFAVRRAESFCVGTKA is encoded by the coding sequence ATGACAACACAAGTCAAACCAACAAAAGCTGACCTGCTTTCGCAACAGGCGCGGGCGGATCTTCCGATAACGGGAACGCGTGTTCTTAGTGAGGAAGATCGGACAGTAGAGCTTTCGTTCTCCTCGGATGCTCCAATTGAACAATGGTGGCGAACGCTGCTTGTGCTCGAGCATACACCGGAAGCGTGTAACCTAACTCGTCTGCTTTCTGGTGGGCCGCTGCTGTTCAACCATAATCGAGACAAGCACATAGGCGTTGTGGTTGCAGCGCATGTTGATGCAGACGGCAAAGCGCGTGCTACGGTTAAGTTTGGACGTTCCGTGCTGGCAGAAGAAAAATTTCAAGACGTTAAGGACGGCATTCTTTGCAATGTCTCCCTTGGCTTTAATACAGACGAAATCAAATTGGTGGAAGAACGCGAGGACGGTGTGGACGTGTACCGCGCGACTAAATGGACACCGTACGAAATTTCCCTGGTAACTATTCCGGCAGATACAAATGTAGGCGTTGGGCGATCTGCTCCCGAGCCGATAACAACAAATCAACCAACTGGAGAAAGAGCTATGCCTGACCCTAACAACCCTAAAGAGCCAACCGGAGAAGGTGCAACCCGTCAGCAGGGAGCACCACCAGCACCTACAACTCCTCAATTTAGCACCGCCGATATTCAAAAAGCGGAACGTGAGCGCATTGCAGCTCTTACCCGTTTGGGTAGCCGTTTTGATTGTCCGGAAGATGCAGAAACATTTATTCTTGAAGGTCGTTCTATCGATGCCTTTAACGCGCATTTAGTGGAGCGGCAGGGCAAGAAAGAAGATACTCCAACAGAGGAAGAGATCCATAAGCCTGTTGGTATGTCTGAGCGTGACTTGCAACAGTACTCTTTCCTGAATGTCATTCGTGCGTTGGCGTTTCCAGAAAACAAACGCTATCAGGAAGCAGCAGCGTTTGAGCGAGAAGCTTCTCGAGCTGCTGCGGATCTGTCTGGTAAAGAGCCGGATGGTATTCTTGTTCCTGTGGATGTGCTTACCCATTCCGGTAGCCGTGCAATGACCACAGCGGGCACCAGTGCAAACATTATTGCGGATAACCTTATGCCGGGTTCGTTCATCGAAACACTTAAGAAAAAGTGTTTCATTATGAATGTAGGCACTAAGCTTACTGGTCTTGTGGGTAACGTGACTATTCCTAAACAGCTAGGTGACGGTGCAGCTCACATCGTGGATGAAGAAGAAGTTCCGGACGAATCCGTTGCGGGCTTCGGGCAGATCAAGCTTAACCCTCGTACGCTGGCAGCTCGAGCAGAACTTTCCCGCCGTTTCATTATTCAGTCTTCCATCGATGTTGAAGCCTTTGTACGCCAGATGCTTGCAACAGCACAGGCACAGAAGCTTAACCAGCTTGCATTGTATGCAGATGGTGCGGACGATCTGCCTAAAGGCGTAAAGTACTTTACGGGTGTGAATGCTGTGTCCTTTGCCTTAGCAGGTAAGCCGACCTTTGAAGAACTGGTTGCGCTTGAAACAGAGATTGCAGCAGATGATGCCGACATTGAGGGCATGGCTTATGTGCTGAATGCCCGTATGCGCGGACATTGCAAATCTACTCAGAAAATGCCGAATACTCCTTCTATGATCTGGGAAGCGGGTAATACAGTGAACGGCTACAACACTATTACAACTAACCACGTTGCTAACGGTGATGTGTTCTTTGGTAACTGGGCCGACATGTTGATTGGCTTATGGGGCGGTCTGGATATTATTGCGGATCCGTTTACTAAATCCACTAGCGGCGTAACCCGTATTACCGCGTTTCAGGATTTTGATTTTGCCGTTCGTCGTGCGGAATCCTTCTGCGTCGGAACAAAGGCATAG